A window of the Eretmochelys imbricata isolate rEreImb1 chromosome 7, rEreImb1.hap1, whole genome shotgun sequence genome harbors these coding sequences:
- the ATXN7 gene encoding ataxin-7 isoform X7 yields MPIFGLCPAHDDFYLVMCNHCNQVVKPQAFQSHYERRHSSSSKPPLTPPSSSVFSLFSSLSSKSKGSSGSGSNRSSSGGTSASSSNSKLLKSPKDKLQISGNNRLMHPVHSKVPHDKIMTPSVKVEKIHPKIDGALLKTAVGPTCSTTVSSSIKTGLNCPSIPKPPLPSPGQILNGKGLLSVPPFLEKKPEDSTNNRKFLHKRLSEREFDPDIYCGVIDVETKKPCTRSLTCKTHSLTQRRAVQGRRKRFDLLLAEHKSKTREKELLRHSDHHQQMPPLREPHPSPSKTSQELHQNSHGLIPTESKPLVPNKPKPHPPSLPRPPGCPTQYSGNAPSDSLSVHESPHPPLPAAEPACRLSSDEGECDEKEEHVEKLDCRYSGHHPQPAAFCTFGSRQIGRGYYVFDKRWNHIRCALNFMVDKHLNSQMWKKIPPASSNAASVRAPHWTNSMPASQYGVTAAGFLLPTTVMSSPTLVSPSCTSLHSKPVPSHGTTLNANPSNLGAVDPVCSMQSRQVSSSPSTPTVLSSVPSPVPSKPQKLKPSKSFKPKESPASSANCNSTSSNSSSGGSGKKRKTSSVLLAPSSHSTESFRKNCVVNSGTSYHSSLPSSSHSVGLNCMTSKANSVSLKHDQSGRGPPTGSPAESIKRMSVMMNSSDSTLSLGPFVHQSSELTVNSHSSFSHAHTSLDKFIGKKRKCSPGSSSINSSKSNKVAKLPSVNNVHAKHTSAITGTQGLMNNSLLHQPKARP; encoded by the exons AAAGAAGACACAGCTCCTCCAGCAAGCCACCTTTGACCCCTCCCTCCTCTTCAGTATTTTCCCTCTTTTCATCTTTGTCTTCAAAGAGCAAAGGTAGCAGTGGAAGTGGGAGCAATCGCTCATCCAGTGGAGGCACTAGTGCGTCATCATCCAATTCCAAGTTGTTGAAATCACCCAAAGACAAGCTGCAGATCAGTGGAAACAATAGGTTAATGCATCCGGTACATAGCAAAGTTCCCCACGATAAAAT CATGACTCCATCTGTCAAAGTGGAAAAGATTCATCCAAAGATAGATGGTGCACTACTGAAAACTGCTGTTGGTCCAACTTGTTCTACTACTGTGAGTTCCTCAATAAAGACTGGCCTTAATTGTCCCTCAATACCAAAGCCACCTTTGCCTTCCCCTGGACAGATACTGAATGGTAAAGgtcttctctctgtgcctccatttttggaaaAGAAACCAGAAGATAGTACAAATAATAGGAAATTCTTACATAAAAGATTGTcag AGAGAGAGTTTGATCCTGATATATACTGTGGCGTCATTGATGTGGAAACCAAGAAACCCTGTACTAGGTCTTTGACATGCAAG ACACATTCCTTAACCCAGCGGAGGGCTGTACAGGGTCGAAGAAAACGATTTGATTTGTTATTAGCTGAGCACAAAAGCAAAACCAGGGAAAAGGAATTGCTTCGACATTCGGATCATCATCAGCAGATGCCCCCACTCAGGGAACCACATCCCTCACCTTCTAAAACTTCCCAGGAGCTGCACCAAAATTCTCATGGACTTATTCCTACAGAATCAAAGCCTTTAGTACCTAATAAACCCAAACCTCACCCCCCCAGTCTTCCAAG GCCTCCAGGCTGTCCAACCCAGTACAGCGGAAATGCCCCTAGTGACTCTCTTTCGGTCCATGAATCTCCACACCCTCCGTTgcctgcagctgagccagcaTGTCGTTTATCCAGTGATGAGGGAGAGTGTGATGAAAAAGAGGAACACGTTGAAAAACTGGATTGTCGTTATTCAGGTCATCATCCTCAGCCCGCCGCT TTTTGCACATTTGGTAGCCGGCAAATTGGAAGAGGTTATTACGTTTTTGATAAGCGGTGGAACCATATCCGATGTGCACTTAACTTCATGGTGGACAAGCATCTTAATTCACAGATGTGGAA GAAAATTCCCCCAGCATCTAGCAACGCTGCGTCTGTTCGTGCTCCGCATTGGACAAACTCGATGCCTGCGTCACAATATGGTGTCACTGCTGCAGGTTTCCTTTTACCCACCACGGTTATGTCATCACCAACACTGGTTTCTCCTTCCTGTACGTCTCTTCATAGTAAACCGGTCCCATCACACGGAACTACACTAAATGCCAATCCTTCTAATCTGGGTGCAGTGGACCCTGTCTGCAGTATGCAATCAAGACAAGTGTCTTCGTCCCCTTCAACACCTACAGTGCTTTCCTCCGTACCTTCACCTGTGCCCAGCAAACCTCAGAAATTGAAACCCAGCAAGTCTTTTAAACCTAAGGAATCCCCTGCTAGCAGTGCCAACTGTAACAGcaccagcagcaacagcagcagcggTGGCTCAGGAAAGAAGCGTAAAACCAGTTCCGTGCTGCTAGCACCTTCGTCTCATTCCACAGAGTCCTTTCGGAAAAACTGTGTGGTCAACTCTGGGACCTCTTATCATTCATCTCTGCCATCTTCATCGCACAGTGTTGGCCTCAATTGTATGACTAGCAAAGCTAACTCTGTTAGCCTCAAACATGACCAATCAGGGAGGGGCCCTCCTACTGGAAGCCCTGCAGAATCGATAAAAAGAATGAGTGTGATGATGAACAGTAGCGATTCCACTCTTTCCTTAGGGCCATTTGTTCATCAGTCCAGTGAACTGACTGTAAATTCACACAGCAGTTTTTCACATGCACACACTTCCCTGGACAAATtcataggaaagaaaagaaagtgctCACCTGGTTCAAGCAGCATAAACAGCAGCAAATCAAACAAGGTTGCCAAATTGCCATCGGTGAACAATGTTCATGCAAAACACACCAGTGCAATCACAGGAACACAGGGACTGATGAACAATTCTCTTCTTCATCAG CCAAAGGCACGTCCTTGA
- the ATXN7 gene encoding ataxin-7 isoform X5 gives MRLCREDMPIFGLCPAHDDFYLVMCNHCNQVVKPQAFQSHYGGGAVPLKYTVSSGQLHLYFTLMVQQRRHSSSSKPPLTPPSSSVFSLFSSLSSKSKGSSGSGSNRSSSGGTSASSSNSKLLKSPKDKLQISGNNRLMHPVHSKVPHDKIMTPSVKVEKIHPKIDGALLKTAVGPTCSTTVSSSIKTGLNCPSIPKPPLPSPGQILNGKGLLSVPPFLEKKPEDSTNNRKFLHKRLSEREFDPDIYCGVIDVETKKPCTRSLTCKTHSLTQRRAVQGRRKRFDLLLAEHKSKTREKELLRHSDHHQQMPPLREPHPSPSKTSQELHQNSHGLIPTESKPLVPNKPKPHPPSLPRPPGCPTQYSGNAPSDSLSVHESPHPPLPAAEPACRLSSDEGECDEKEEHVEKLDCRYSGHHPQPAAFCTFGSRQIGRGYYVFDKRWNHIRCALNFMVDKHLNSQMWKKIPPASSNAASVRAPHWTNSMPASQYGVTAAGFLLPTTVMSSPTLVSPSCTSLHSKPVPSHGTTLNANPSNLGAVDPVCSMQSRQVSSSPSTPTVLSSVPSPVPSKPQKLKPSKSFKPKESPASSANCNSTSSNSSSGGSGKKRKTSSVLLAPSSHSTESFRKNCVVNSGTSYHSSLPSSSHSVGLNCMTSKANSVSLKHDQSGRGPPTGSPAESIKRMSVMMNSSDSTLSLGPFVHQSSELTVNSHSSFSHAHTSLDKFIGKKRKCSPGSSSINSSKSNKVAKLPSVNNVHAKHTSAITGTQGLMNNSLLHQPKARP, from the exons gtGGAGGAGCCGTTCCCTTAAAATACACTgtcagttcagggcaactgcacttgtATTTCACCCTCATGGTCCAACAAAG AAGACACAGCTCCTCCAGCAAGCCACCTTTGACCCCTCCCTCCTCTTCAGTATTTTCCCTCTTTTCATCTTTGTCTTCAAAGAGCAAAGGTAGCAGTGGAAGTGGGAGCAATCGCTCATCCAGTGGAGGCACTAGTGCGTCATCATCCAATTCCAAGTTGTTGAAATCACCCAAAGACAAGCTGCAGATCAGTGGAAACAATAGGTTAATGCATCCGGTACATAGCAAAGTTCCCCACGATAAAAT CATGACTCCATCTGTCAAAGTGGAAAAGATTCATCCAAAGATAGATGGTGCACTACTGAAAACTGCTGTTGGTCCAACTTGTTCTACTACTGTGAGTTCCTCAATAAAGACTGGCCTTAATTGTCCCTCAATACCAAAGCCACCTTTGCCTTCCCCTGGACAGATACTGAATGGTAAAGgtcttctctctgtgcctccatttttggaaaAGAAACCAGAAGATAGTACAAATAATAGGAAATTCTTACATAAAAGATTGTcag AGAGAGAGTTTGATCCTGATATATACTGTGGCGTCATTGATGTGGAAACCAAGAAACCCTGTACTAGGTCTTTGACATGCAAG ACACATTCCTTAACCCAGCGGAGGGCTGTACAGGGTCGAAGAAAACGATTTGATTTGTTATTAGCTGAGCACAAAAGCAAAACCAGGGAAAAGGAATTGCTTCGACATTCGGATCATCATCAGCAGATGCCCCCACTCAGGGAACCACATCCCTCACCTTCTAAAACTTCCCAGGAGCTGCACCAAAATTCTCATGGACTTATTCCTACAGAATCAAAGCCTTTAGTACCTAATAAACCCAAACCTCACCCCCCCAGTCTTCCAAG GCCTCCAGGCTGTCCAACCCAGTACAGCGGAAATGCCCCTAGTGACTCTCTTTCGGTCCATGAATCTCCACACCCTCCGTTgcctgcagctgagccagcaTGTCGTTTATCCAGTGATGAGGGAGAGTGTGATGAAAAAGAGGAACACGTTGAAAAACTGGATTGTCGTTATTCAGGTCATCATCCTCAGCCCGCCGCT TTTTGCACATTTGGTAGCCGGCAAATTGGAAGAGGTTATTACGTTTTTGATAAGCGGTGGAACCATATCCGATGTGCACTTAACTTCATGGTGGACAAGCATCTTAATTCACAGATGTGGAA GAAAATTCCCCCAGCATCTAGCAACGCTGCGTCTGTTCGTGCTCCGCATTGGACAAACTCGATGCCTGCGTCACAATATGGTGTCACTGCTGCAGGTTTCCTTTTACCCACCACGGTTATGTCATCACCAACACTGGTTTCTCCTTCCTGTACGTCTCTTCATAGTAAACCGGTCCCATCACACGGAACTACACTAAATGCCAATCCTTCTAATCTGGGTGCAGTGGACCCTGTCTGCAGTATGCAATCAAGACAAGTGTCTTCGTCCCCTTCAACACCTACAGTGCTTTCCTCCGTACCTTCACCTGTGCCCAGCAAACCTCAGAAATTGAAACCCAGCAAGTCTTTTAAACCTAAGGAATCCCCTGCTAGCAGTGCCAACTGTAACAGcaccagcagcaacagcagcagcggTGGCTCAGGAAAGAAGCGTAAAACCAGTTCCGTGCTGCTAGCACCTTCGTCTCATTCCACAGAGTCCTTTCGGAAAAACTGTGTGGTCAACTCTGGGACCTCTTATCATTCATCTCTGCCATCTTCATCGCACAGTGTTGGCCTCAATTGTATGACTAGCAAAGCTAACTCTGTTAGCCTCAAACATGACCAATCAGGGAGGGGCCCTCCTACTGGAAGCCCTGCAGAATCGATAAAAAGAATGAGTGTGATGATGAACAGTAGCGATTCCACTCTTTCCTTAGGGCCATTTGTTCATCAGTCCAGTGAACTGACTGTAAATTCACACAGCAGTTTTTCACATGCACACACTTCCCTGGACAAATtcataggaaagaaaagaaagtgctCACCTGGTTCAAGCAGCATAAACAGCAGCAAATCAAACAAGGTTGCCAAATTGCCATCGGTGAACAATGTTCATGCAAAACACACCAGTGCAATCACAGGAACACAGGGACTGATGAACAATTCTCTTCTTCATCAG CCAAAGGCACGTCCTTGA
- the ATXN7 gene encoding ataxin-7 isoform X6, with the protein MGVNKKAFQNSLSFCTGLKALGNFSCAVFRGRNWQRAQICMEFAEERRHSSSSKPPLTPPSSSVFSLFSSLSSKSKGSSGSGSNRSSSGGTSASSSNSKLLKSPKDKLQISGNNRLMHPVHSKVPHDKIMTPSVKVEKIHPKIDGALLKTAVGPTCSTTVSSSIKTGLNCPSIPKPPLPSPGQILNGKGLLSVPPFLEKKPEDSTNNRKFLHKRLSEREFDPDIYCGVIDVETKKPCTRSLTCKTHSLTQRRAVQGRRKRFDLLLAEHKSKTREKELLRHSDHHQQMPPLREPHPSPSKTSQELHQNSHGLIPTESKPLVPNKPKPHPPSLPRPPGCPTQYSGNAPSDSLSVHESPHPPLPAAEPACRLSSDEGECDEKEEHVEKLDCRYSGHHPQPAAFCTFGSRQIGRGYYVFDKRWNHIRCALNFMVDKHLNSQMWKKIPPASSNAASVRAPHWTNSMPASQYGVTAAGFLLPTTVMSSPTLVSPSCTSLHSKPVPSHGTTLNANPSNLGAVDPVCSMQSRQVSSSPSTPTVLSSVPSPVPSKPQKLKPSKSFKPKESPASSANCNSTSSNSSSGGSGKKRKTSSVLLAPSSHSTESFRKNCVVNSGTSYHSSLPSSSHSVGLNCMTSKANSVSLKHDQSGRGPPTGSPAESIKRMSVMMNSSDSTLSLGPFVHQSSELTVNSHSSFSHAHTSLDKFIGKKRKCSPGSSSINSSKSNKVAKLPSVNNVHAKHTSAITGTQGLMNNSLLHQPKARP; encoded by the exons ATGGGAGTTAACAAGAAGGCTTTCCAGAACAGCCTTTCTTTTTGCACAGGGCTGAAAGCTCTGGGTAACTTTTCTTGTGCAGTTTTCAGAGGCAGGAATTGGCAAAGAGCCCAGATCTGCATGGAGTTTGCAGAAG AAAGAAGACACAGCTCCTCCAGCAAGCCACCTTTGACCCCTCCCTCCTCTTCAGTATTTTCCCTCTTTTCATCTTTGTCTTCAAAGAGCAAAGGTAGCAGTGGAAGTGGGAGCAATCGCTCATCCAGTGGAGGCACTAGTGCGTCATCATCCAATTCCAAGTTGTTGAAATCACCCAAAGACAAGCTGCAGATCAGTGGAAACAATAGGTTAATGCATCCGGTACATAGCAAAGTTCCCCACGATAAAAT CATGACTCCATCTGTCAAAGTGGAAAAGATTCATCCAAAGATAGATGGTGCACTACTGAAAACTGCTGTTGGTCCAACTTGTTCTACTACTGTGAGTTCCTCAATAAAGACTGGCCTTAATTGTCCCTCAATACCAAAGCCACCTTTGCCTTCCCCTGGACAGATACTGAATGGTAAAGgtcttctctctgtgcctccatttttggaaaAGAAACCAGAAGATAGTACAAATAATAGGAAATTCTTACATAAAAGATTGTcag AGAGAGAGTTTGATCCTGATATATACTGTGGCGTCATTGATGTGGAAACCAAGAAACCCTGTACTAGGTCTTTGACATGCAAG ACACATTCCTTAACCCAGCGGAGGGCTGTACAGGGTCGAAGAAAACGATTTGATTTGTTATTAGCTGAGCACAAAAGCAAAACCAGGGAAAAGGAATTGCTTCGACATTCGGATCATCATCAGCAGATGCCCCCACTCAGGGAACCACATCCCTCACCTTCTAAAACTTCCCAGGAGCTGCACCAAAATTCTCATGGACTTATTCCTACAGAATCAAAGCCTTTAGTACCTAATAAACCCAAACCTCACCCCCCCAGTCTTCCAAG GCCTCCAGGCTGTCCAACCCAGTACAGCGGAAATGCCCCTAGTGACTCTCTTTCGGTCCATGAATCTCCACACCCTCCGTTgcctgcagctgagccagcaTGTCGTTTATCCAGTGATGAGGGAGAGTGTGATGAAAAAGAGGAACACGTTGAAAAACTGGATTGTCGTTATTCAGGTCATCATCCTCAGCCCGCCGCT TTTTGCACATTTGGTAGCCGGCAAATTGGAAGAGGTTATTACGTTTTTGATAAGCGGTGGAACCATATCCGATGTGCACTTAACTTCATGGTGGACAAGCATCTTAATTCACAGATGTGGAA GAAAATTCCCCCAGCATCTAGCAACGCTGCGTCTGTTCGTGCTCCGCATTGGACAAACTCGATGCCTGCGTCACAATATGGTGTCACTGCTGCAGGTTTCCTTTTACCCACCACGGTTATGTCATCACCAACACTGGTTTCTCCTTCCTGTACGTCTCTTCATAGTAAACCGGTCCCATCACACGGAACTACACTAAATGCCAATCCTTCTAATCTGGGTGCAGTGGACCCTGTCTGCAGTATGCAATCAAGACAAGTGTCTTCGTCCCCTTCAACACCTACAGTGCTTTCCTCCGTACCTTCACCTGTGCCCAGCAAACCTCAGAAATTGAAACCCAGCAAGTCTTTTAAACCTAAGGAATCCCCTGCTAGCAGTGCCAACTGTAACAGcaccagcagcaacagcagcagcggTGGCTCAGGAAAGAAGCGTAAAACCAGTTCCGTGCTGCTAGCACCTTCGTCTCATTCCACAGAGTCCTTTCGGAAAAACTGTGTGGTCAACTCTGGGACCTCTTATCATTCATCTCTGCCATCTTCATCGCACAGTGTTGGCCTCAATTGTATGACTAGCAAAGCTAACTCTGTTAGCCTCAAACATGACCAATCAGGGAGGGGCCCTCCTACTGGAAGCCCTGCAGAATCGATAAAAAGAATGAGTGTGATGATGAACAGTAGCGATTCCACTCTTTCCTTAGGGCCATTTGTTCATCAGTCCAGTGAACTGACTGTAAATTCACACAGCAGTTTTTCACATGCACACACTTCCCTGGACAAATtcataggaaagaaaagaaagtgctCACCTGGTTCAAGCAGCATAAACAGCAGCAAATCAAACAAGGTTGCCAAATTGCCATCGGTGAACAATGTTCATGCAAAACACACCAGTGCAATCACAGGAACACAGGGACTGATGAACAATTCTCTTCTTCATCAG CCAAAGGCACGTCCTTGA